A genomic segment from Candidatus Eisenbacteria bacterium encodes:
- the bshB1 gene encoding bacillithiol biosynthesis deacetylase BshB1: protein MTSRTASPPIPSVTQPGTPPLQILAIGAHPDDVEISCGGTLAIAAGQGYAVGILDLTRGELSTNGTVEERAAEAAEAARVLGVAERKNAELPDGGIDSRDPEQTRRVARILRALRPSVLLTHAPLDHHPDHVEASRLVDRAWYMAGLRKFDDRGEPHRAEARYYFASRVGFVPTFIVDISAGWHGKRRAILAHRTQVEMADAGTRPTALNEPDFIGRIEARARHFGGQIGVRYGEPFRSTEPIGFRTLDSLFRSPRPAPGSFTG from the coding sequence ATCACGAGCCGAACGGCTAGCCCGCCGATTCCCTCCGTGACCCAGCCCGGGACCCCACCCCTCCAAATCCTGGCCATCGGGGCCCACCCCGACGACGTGGAAATCAGCTGCGGCGGCACCCTCGCGATCGCGGCCGGACAGGGTTACGCCGTCGGAATTCTCGATCTCACCCGGGGCGAGCTGTCCACGAACGGCACGGTCGAAGAGCGCGCGGCGGAGGCGGCCGAAGCGGCGCGCGTGCTCGGCGTGGCCGAACGGAAAAACGCCGAGCTTCCGGACGGAGGAATCGACTCGCGTGACCCCGAGCAAACGCGACGTGTGGCACGGATCCTCCGCGCCCTGCGTCCTTCCGTCCTGCTCACGCACGCGCCCCTCGATCATCACCCCGATCACGTCGAAGCGTCCCGACTCGTGGACCGCGCGTGGTACATGGCCGGGCTACGCAAGTTCGATGACAGGGGAGAGCCCCACCGCGCCGAGGCGCGCTATTACTTCGCGTCGCGCGTTGGCTTTGTCCCGACCTTCATCGTGGACATCTCCGCGGGATGGCACGGGAAGCGGCGCGCCATCCTGGCGCACCGGACCCAGGTCGAGATGGCGGATGCCGGAACGAGGCCGACGGCTTTGAACGAACCCGATTTCATCGGGCGGATCGAGGCGCGGGCCCGCCACTTCGGGGGGCAGATCGGCGTGCGTTACGGGGAGCCGTTTCGTTCGACCGAGCCGATCGGCTTCCGCACCCTCGATTCCCTGTTCCGGAGCCCCCGTCCGGCGCCGGGCTCCTTCACCGGCTAG
- the glpX gene encoding class II fructose-bisphosphatase: MDRNLGLDLVRVTEAAALACARWMGRGDKNAADQAAVTAMRRVFDIVDIQGTVVIGEGERDEAPMLYIGESVGSGKGPEVDIALDPLECTNSVAYGRPNALSVIALAQRGHLLHAPDTYMEKIAVGPRAAAAIDLNRTVEENLEGIAAAKGYDLEDLTVVVLDRPRHDELIRRIRRTGARIHLIPDGDVSAAIATAIDSTGVDVLLGVGGAPEGVLAAAALRCLGGAIQGRLHFRNAEERARAKTMGIEDPDRVYTESDLARGNRIVFATTGVTDGDLLPGVRFRAGGAETHSMVMRVQTGTIRTIRTQHVFDHEPNG; this comes from the coding sequence ATGGACCGAAATCTCGGCCTGGATTTGGTCCGCGTCACCGAGGCGGCCGCGCTCGCCTGCGCCCGCTGGATGGGCCGCGGAGATAAGAACGCGGCCGATCAGGCGGCGGTCACCGCGATGCGCCGGGTCTTCGACATCGTGGACATTCAGGGCACGGTCGTCATCGGCGAGGGGGAGCGGGACGAAGCGCCGATGCTCTACATCGGCGAGTCGGTCGGCTCGGGAAAAGGTCCCGAGGTCGACATTGCGCTCGATCCCTTGGAATGCACCAACTCGGTCGCGTACGGCCGGCCGAACGCCCTCTCGGTGATCGCCCTCGCCCAGCGCGGCCATCTCCTCCACGCCCCGGACACGTACATGGAGAAGATCGCCGTCGGCCCGAGGGCCGCCGCCGCGATCGACCTCAACCGGACGGTCGAAGAGAATCTGGAGGGCATCGCCGCCGCGAAGGGCTACGACCTCGAGGACCTGACCGTGGTTGTGCTCGATCGGCCGCGCCACGATGAGCTGATCCGGCGCATCCGGCGCACCGGCGCCCGCATCCACCTGATCCCGGACGGCGACGTCTCCGCCGCAATCGCGACCGCGATCGACTCCACCGGCGTGGACGTGCTGCTCGGGGTGGGCGGAGCGCCGGAAGGAGTGCTCGCCGCCGCCGCCCTGCGCTGCCTGGGCGGGGCGATCCAGGGCCGGCTCCATTTTCGAAACGCGGAGGAGCGCGCGCGCGCCAAAACGATGGGGATCGAGGATCCGGACCGCGTGTACACCGAAAGCGACCTCGCGCGAGGGAACCGGATCGTCTTCGCGACGACCGGCGTCACCGACGGCGACCTTCTGCCGGGCGTGCGTTTCCGGGCGGGGGGGGCCGAAACCCACTCCATGGTGATGCGGGTTCAGACCGGCACGATCCGCACGATCCGCACCCAACACGTCTTCGATCACGAGCCGAACGGCTAG
- a CDS encoding SDR family oxidoreductase, translating into MIGRVLISAAHPAGAGERGRLGDADQIQAEISVHRVSSAARSFAEGARVDFFPVVDHVGPAVEADPARCFRVGIDVFDVRSASGSVRVVEFLVHHERARRPRELHAAHGALPDHRFDNRVRFLVLDLVELEAAELFVEAPQDFLPALVVHESPIGLVDLRSERTIVAHPVNRTTVSGASGSFSGRSALVLGGSGGLGRAVALALAREGARVLATGRNRETLAELRAVARARGLQVLTLQSDAEKKERVHAAFRRAASSIGGPDLLVHAVGDLWEGPIARLTGERWEALVRSNVTSALYAIQEALPGMRKRRYGRILLFGVAGGDAPRAAPRAHGYRAAKIALLTLARSVAHEEAANGITVNTILPGVIRTGTVTRSSAVLARRIPARRLGTPQEVARAALFLLAEDSGYITGSALTLSGGLLL; encoded by the coding sequence CTGATCGGCCGCGTTCTTATCTCCGCGGCCCATCCAGCGGGCGCAGGCGAGCGCGGCCGCCTCGGTGACGCGGACCAAATCCAGGCCGAGATTTCGGTCCATCGTGTTTCGTCAGCGGCTCGGAGCTTCGCCGAAGGCGCTCGCGTCGATTTCTTCCCAGTCGTTGATCATGTCGGACCAGCGGTAGAGGCGGATCCGGCTCGTTGTTTCCGTGTCGGAATAGACGTATTCGACGTACGATCCGCCTCCGGCTCGGTTCGAGTAGTGGAGTTTCTTGTCCACCACGAGAGGGCGCGTCGTCCGCGCGAGCTTCATGCGGCCCATGGGGCTCTGCCAGATCACCGATTCGACAACCGCGTGCGTTTCCTCGTCCTCGACCTCGTCGAACTCGAGGCCGCCGAATTGTTTGTCGAGGCGCCGCAGGACTTCCTCCCAGCGCTGGTCGTTCATGAATCTCCCATCGGCTTGGTTGACTTACGTTCGGAGCGGACTATAGTAGCACACCCTGTGAATCGCACAACCGTCTCCGGCGCATCGGGATCCTTCAGCGGCCGGTCCGCGCTCGTCCTCGGAGGGTCGGGCGGTTTGGGCCGCGCCGTCGCGCTTGCCCTCGCGCGGGAGGGAGCGCGGGTCCTGGCCACCGGGCGGAACCGCGAGACGCTCGCGGAGCTTCGCGCGGTGGCCCGAGCCCGCGGGCTCCAGGTCCTGACGCTCCAATCGGACGCCGAGAAGAAAGAAAGGGTCCACGCGGCGTTTCGGCGTGCCGCCTCGAGCATCGGCGGGCCTGATCTCCTGGTTCATGCGGTGGGCGATCTCTGGGAGGGTCCGATCGCGCGGCTGACCGGCGAGCGCTGGGAGGCGCTCGTCCGCTCCAACGTGACGAGCGCCCTCTACGCGATCCAGGAAGCGCTCCCCGGGATGCGGAAGCGGCGCTACGGGCGGATCCTGCTTTTCGGCGTTGCCGGGGGAGACGCCCCTCGAGCCGCGCCGCGCGCCCACGGCTACCGCGCCGCGAAAATCGCGCTCCTCACGCTGGCGCGAAGCGTGGCGCACGAGGAAGCGGCGAACGGGATCACCGTGAACACGATTCTGCCCGGGGTGATCCGGACGGGAACCGTTACCCGAAGCTCGGCCGTGCTTGCGCGGCGCATACCCGCGCGCCGATTGGGCACGCCTCAGGAGGTCGCGCGCGCCGCGCTCTTCCTTCTCGCCGAGGACTCCGGGTACATCACCGGTTCCGCCCTCACCCTCTCGGGAGGGCTCCTGCTTTGA
- a CDS encoding adenosine monophosphate-protein transferase, with amino-acid sequence MPEVTLVPIRTPADANLILGHAHFIKTAEDLYEAIVNSVPGAKFGIAFSEASGPRLIRREGNDEALTRAAERELMNLGCGHAFLIFLAGAYPINLLRDIRACVEVCAIHCATANPVKVAVLREGEAGAILGVMDGLGPVAIEGPEEARARRDFVRKIGYKLA; translated from the coding sequence ATGCCTGAAGTGACCCTGGTACCCATCCGCACGCCCGCCGATGCGAACCTGATCCTCGGTCACGCGCACTTCATCAAGACGGCCGAAGACCTCTACGAGGCGATCGTCAACTCGGTCCCCGGCGCGAAATTCGGGATCGCTTTCTCGGAAGCGTCGGGCCCGAGGCTCATACGAAGGGAAGGGAACGACGAGGCGCTGACGCGGGCCGCCGAGCGGGAGCTCATGAACCTCGGATGCGGCCACGCCTTCTTGATTTTCCTCGCAGGCGCGTACCCCATCAATCTCCTGAGGGACATCCGCGCCTGTGTCGAAGTCTGCGCGATCCACTGCGCGACCGCGAACCCCGTGAAAGTCGCCGTCCTGCGCGAGGGGGAGGCAGGCGCGATCCTAGGGGTTATGGACGGCCTCGGCCCCGTGGCGATCGAAGGCCCCGAGGAGGCCCGCGCGCGGCGGGATTTCGTGCGGAAGATCGGCTACAAGCTCGCCTGA
- the recJ gene encoding single-stranded-DNA-specific exonuclease RecJ, protein MRHALRASTPKAWVLRSPAAPERAQELAVQLGISHTFATLLANRGFSSSLEVQDFLEPSIDRLLDAFTMRDMDLAAARIWKAIDERESILVYGDYDVDGITATGLLTSALTRLGGKVSYFIPDRIRDGYGFSLRGVEVAKKRRIRLVITADCGITATAEVKLAKQHGIDVIVTDHHEPLGILPEADAVLNPKRRDCPYRFKELAGVGVVLKLVQGLAQYRPGSLADDFVYEHLDLVALGTIADVVPLRGENRIFAKLGLERICDSTKPGIIALKEVAGLRSKRVESGHVAYILAPRINAAGRLGNAESGVRLLLSTEPGEAMTIAESLEEDNTMRKKIDESTLEEALDQLQALGPDLPPAIVLWSDRWHPGVLGIVASRLMERYHRPTILIAADDDEGKGSGRSIPGFDVCQALQECREHLIGFGGHSYAAGLTIRADQLHSFREHLCSVASGRLTADDYVPKLSIDGPLLLEECNEDLVRFLDRLSPFGIGNTEPLFIAENIQVAGSPTVVSRNHLKLSVRQNGRELECIGFGMGHLAGPIQTEPGRICIAFVPTINVWQNRARFQLKLRDVQIR, encoded by the coding sequence CTGAGGCACGCATTGCGCGCATCCACGCCCAAGGCCTGGGTGCTCCGGAGTCCGGCCGCCCCGGAGCGAGCCCAGGAGCTTGCCGTCCAACTGGGAATTTCACACACCTTCGCCACCCTGCTTGCCAATCGAGGTTTCTCTTCGTCGCTCGAGGTTCAGGATTTCCTTGAACCGAGCATCGATAGGCTCCTGGACGCCTTCACGATGCGGGACATGGACCTGGCCGCCGCCCGGATCTGGAAGGCGATCGACGAGCGGGAGTCGATCCTCGTCTACGGGGACTACGACGTCGACGGCATCACCGCGACCGGCCTGCTCACGTCGGCCCTGACGAGACTCGGGGGCAAGGTGTCGTACTTCATCCCGGACCGGATTCGCGACGGCTATGGCTTCTCGCTCCGGGGCGTCGAGGTGGCGAAGAAGCGCCGGATCCGGCTCGTGATCACCGCCGATTGCGGCATCACGGCGACGGCCGAGGTGAAGCTCGCCAAGCAGCATGGGATCGACGTGATCGTCACGGATCACCACGAGCCGCTCGGGATCTTGCCCGAAGCCGACGCCGTCTTGAACCCGAAGCGGCGCGATTGCCCGTATCGGTTCAAGGAGCTGGCGGGCGTGGGGGTGGTCTTGAAGCTCGTGCAGGGGCTGGCCCAGTATCGGCCGGGTTCGCTGGCGGACGATTTCGTATACGAGCACCTGGATCTGGTCGCGCTCGGGACGATCGCGGACGTCGTGCCGCTCCGCGGTGAGAACCGGATTTTCGCGAAGCTCGGGCTCGAGCGCATCTGTGATTCGACCAAGCCCGGGATCATCGCGCTCAAGGAGGTCGCGGGGCTGCGCTCGAAGCGGGTCGAGAGCGGCCACGTCGCGTACATTCTTGCACCGCGGATCAACGCGGCGGGCCGGCTCGGAAACGCGGAGAGCGGCGTGCGACTTCTACTTTCCACGGAGCCGGGCGAGGCGATGACGATCGCCGAGAGTCTGGAAGAAGACAACACGATGCGGAAGAAAATCGACGAGTCCACGCTCGAAGAGGCCCTCGATCAGCTCCAAGCGCTGGGGCCGGATCTTCCACCGGCCATCGTGCTCTGGTCCGATCGATGGCATCCGGGCGTGCTGGGGATCGTGGCCTCGAGGCTCATGGAACGCTATCACCGGCCGACCATCCTCATCGCGGCCGACGACGACGAGGGAAAGGGTTCGGGGAGAAGCATTCCCGGGTTCGACGTGTGCCAGGCGCTCCAGGAGTGCCGCGAGCATCTGATCGGCTTCGGAGGGCATAGCTACGCGGCGGGCCTCACGATCCGCGCCGACCAGCTCCACTCCTTCCGCGAACACCTATGCAGCGTCGCGTCGGGCCGGCTCACGGCGGACGACTACGTCCCGAAACTTTCGATCGATGGTCCCCTTCTGCTCGAGGAGTGCAATGAGGACCTGGTGCGCTTTCTCGACCGCCTCTCGCCGTTCGGGATCGGAAACACCGAACCGCTCTTCATCGCCGAGAACATCCAGGTCGCGGGCTCTCCCACGGTCGTGAGCCGGAATCATCTCAAGCTCAGCGTCCGCCAGAACGGCCGCGAGCTCGAGTGCATCGGATTCGGGATGGGTCATCTCGCGGGCCCGATCCAGACCGAGCCTGGAAGGATCTGCATCGCATTCGTTCCCACCATCAACGTCTGGCAGAACCGCGCCCGGTTTCAGCTCAAGCTGCGCGACGTTCAGATCCGCTGA
- a CDS encoding bifunctional (p)ppGpp synthetase/guanosine-3',5'-bis(diphosphate) 3'-pyrophosphohydrolase, producing the protein MDTVPTDILGPLLQTLERSKIQVGRDRLRRAYDFAAEAHGSQLRLTGEPYVTHCVAVALVLADLLGPRADETILVSALLHDVVEDTDVDLARVEAAFGPEVALLVDGVTKIGGLHFDRPEWEQAENFRKMLLSMAKDLRVILIKLADRLHNMRTLHSLDPVRATRIARETREIYAPLAHRLGIARIKWEMEDLCLKYLDPDAYNDLRQRVQLKREERERMIEEVMGPLVERLPELGIKAEVIGRPKHLDSIYRKMEAQNRKFEEIFDLLGIRVITPDKVDCYRVLGLIHDLYTPVHERFKDYIATPKSNMYQSLHTTVVVPGGSMVEFQIRTSEMHQTAELGVAAHYRYKEGGGGPDHELLAKLQPVLRNVEWHSTTNDPEEFMDFLKTSLYQDEVFVFTPRGDLRRLPRGATPLDFAYLVHTEVGHRCVGSKVNGRIVPLRYELRSGDTVQIITSPLGKPNRDWLKLVKSPNARSKIRHWLKTSEQADSVALGKEMLERELRRRRLSPPAETPLERLAQTLGYPDVDQLMGALGRGSVSISQVIQRWFPQGVGPVQRIKEASLDTIRAITRRPGRGVRIQGVDNLMINYAKCCQPVPGDPVVGIVTRGRGVTVHRTDCPNTFDDRVVPERRLLVEWDAAPEDSFVVKLSIFGVDRKSLLADIAKAISTTNTNIRTAGIKARDRNAQGAFVVEVRDLSHLRSVMRAVERVEGVEGVEREEIFGKPPRGGEADAAS; encoded by the coding sequence ATGGACACGGTCCCCACCGACATACTGGGACCGCTCCTTCAAACCCTCGAGCGGTCGAAGATCCAGGTCGGGCGCGACCGACTGCGGCGAGCGTACGACTTCGCCGCGGAGGCGCACGGCTCTCAGCTCCGCCTGACCGGCGAGCCGTACGTGACCCACTGCGTGGCGGTCGCGCTGGTCCTCGCCGATCTCCTGGGACCGCGCGCCGACGAGACGATCCTCGTCTCCGCGCTCCTCCACGACGTCGTGGAGGACACCGACGTCGATCTCGCCAGAGTCGAGGCGGCGTTCGGCCCCGAGGTCGCGTTGCTCGTCGACGGCGTCACGAAGATCGGCGGGCTCCACTTCGACCGCCCCGAATGGGAGCAGGCCGAGAATTTCCGGAAAATGCTTCTCTCGATGGCGAAGGATCTCCGGGTGATCCTGATCAAGCTCGCCGATCGACTCCACAACATGCGCACCCTCCATTCCCTGGACCCCGTCCGCGCCACGCGGATCGCGCGGGAGACCCGCGAGATCTACGCCCCGCTGGCGCACCGGCTCGGAATCGCGCGGATCAAGTGGGAGATGGAGGATCTCTGCCTCAAGTATCTGGATCCCGACGCCTACAACGATCTGCGCCAGAGGGTGCAGCTGAAACGCGAGGAGCGGGAACGGATGATCGAGGAGGTCATGGGCCCCTTGGTGGAGCGGCTGCCCGAGCTCGGAATCAAAGCCGAAGTGATCGGCCGGCCGAAGCACCTCGATTCGATCTATCGGAAGATGGAGGCGCAGAATCGGAAGTTCGAGGAGATCTTCGATCTGCTCGGAATCCGAGTGATCACTCCCGATAAGGTCGATTGCTACCGCGTGCTCGGCCTGATCCACGATCTCTACACGCCGGTCCACGAGCGCTTCAAGGACTACATCGCCACGCCGAAGAGCAACATGTACCAATCGCTTCACACCACGGTGGTGGTGCCGGGCGGGAGCATGGTCGAGTTTCAGATCCGGACCTCCGAGATGCACCAGACCGCCGAGCTGGGGGTTGCCGCGCACTACCGGTACAAGGAAGGCGGGGGCGGGCCGGACCACGAGCTTCTGGCCAAGCTCCAACCGGTGCTGCGCAATGTGGAGTGGCATTCCACGACGAACGATCCCGAGGAGTTCATGGATTTCCTCAAGACTTCGCTCTACCAGGACGAGGTCTTTGTCTTCACGCCTCGCGGGGACCTGAGGAGGCTGCCACGGGGAGCGACGCCGCTCGATTTCGCGTACCTGGTTCACACCGAGGTGGGGCATCGCTGCGTCGGCTCCAAAGTGAACGGACGCATCGTCCCGCTGCGCTACGAGCTTCGGAGCGGAGACACGGTGCAGATCATCACGTCCCCGCTCGGCAAGCCGAATCGCGATTGGCTCAAGCTCGTCAAGAGCCCGAACGCGCGGAGCAAGATCCGCCACTGGCTCAAGACATCGGAACAGGCGGATTCGGTCGCGCTGGGCAAGGAGATGCTCGAGCGTGAGCTGCGCCGGCGCAGGCTGAGCCCTCCCGCGGAGACGCCGCTCGAGCGGCTCGCCCAGACGCTCGGCTACCCCGACGTGGACCAGCTCATGGGGGCTCTTGGGCGCGGCAGCGTCTCGATCTCCCAGGTCATTCAGCGCTGGTTCCCGCAGGGAGTGGGCCCGGTGCAGCGGATCAAGGAAGCCTCCCTGGACACGATTCGCGCGATCACGCGGCGGCCGGGTCGAGGCGTTCGGATCCAAGGCGTCGACAACCTCATGATCAATTACGCCAAATGCTGCCAGCCGGTGCCCGGGGATCCGGTCGTCGGCATCGTGACGCGGGGCCGCGGCGTGACGGTCCACCGTACCGATTGCCCCAACACCTTCGACGACCGTGTCGTGCCGGAGCGGAGGCTTCTGGTCGAGTGGGACGCCGCCCCGGAAGATTCCTTCGTGGTGAAGCTTTCGATCTTCGGAGTCGACCGGAAGAGTCTCCTGGCGGACATCGCGAAGGCGATCTCGACGACGAACACGAACATCCGTACCGCGGGGATCAAAGCCCGCGATCGGAATGCCCAGGGGGCGTTCGTCGTCGAGGTACGCGATCTGAGCCATCTCCGCAGCGTCATGCGGGCGGTGGAACGCGTCGAAGGGGTGGAGGGCGTGGAGCGCGAGGAAATCTTCGGGAAGCCTCCGCGGGGGGGCGAGGCGGACGCCGCCTCGTGA
- a CDS encoding D-tyrosyl-tRNA(Tyr) deacylase, whose product MRALLQRVTRAAVRVEGIEIARIGRGLLILLGVSARDIPGSEGKLAARCAELRIFEDSQGKMNRSVREIGGAALVVPQFTLYADTSRGRRPSFDAAAPPESAERAFSSFCLALAAREIPTERGRFGASMEVELVNQGPATFLLEIAPSET is encoded by the coding sequence GTGAGGGCGCTGCTTCAACGCGTGACCCGCGCGGCGGTGCGCGTCGAGGGAATCGAAATCGCGCGCATCGGCCGGGGGCTTCTGATCCTCCTCGGCGTTTCCGCGCGGGACATTCCGGGGAGCGAAGGGAAGCTTGCGGCGCGCTGCGCCGAGCTTCGCATTTTCGAGGACAGCCAAGGCAAGATGAATCGGTCGGTCCGCGAAATCGGAGGGGCGGCCCTCGTGGTGCCGCAGTTCACCCTCTACGCGGATACCTCCCGCGGGCGGCGCCCGAGCTTCGACGCCGCGGCCCCTCCGGAATCCGCGGAACGCGCGTTCTCATCCTTTTGCCTCGCGCTCGCGGCGCGCGAGATTCCGACAGAGCGCGGCCGGTTCGGCGCGTCGATGGAAGTGGAGCTTGTCAATCAGGGCCCGGCGACGTTTCTGCTCGAGATCGCGCCCTCCGAAACGTAA
- the maf gene encoding septum formation protein Maf: protein MRTNLLNPFGPRIVLASRSARRRELLTMVGAQFDCFPVAVDESPLPKERAEAHVLRLAEAKARAALEAGAGRLDPASTVLLGADTVVTIDRDILGKPRASDEAARMLARLSGRVHEVWTGLSLVHPVDGRAVTQAVRSIVKFSHLDDAEIERYIATGEPLDKAGAYAVQGRGALYVEAIEGSYSNVVGLPLSHLKHALKLLFLAPERERA, encoded by the coding sequence ATGCGAACCAATCTGCTCAATCCCTTCGGTCCGAGGATCGTCCTCGCGTCGCGTTCCGCGCGGCGGCGCGAGCTTCTCACGATGGTCGGCGCCCAGTTCGACTGCTTCCCCGTGGCGGTCGACGAGTCGCCGCTCCCGAAGGAGCGCGCCGAGGCCCACGTGCTGAGACTCGCCGAGGCAAAGGCCCGGGCGGCGCTCGAAGCGGGGGCCGGACGGCTCGACCCCGCGTCCACGGTCCTCCTCGGCGCCGATACGGTCGTGACGATCGATCGCGACATCTTGGGGAAGCCCAGGGCATCCGATGAGGCGGCGCGCATGCTCGCCCGGCTCTCGGGGCGCGTGCACGAGGTCTGGACGGGGCTCTCGCTCGTCCACCCTGTGGACGGGCGAGCCGTGACGCAGGCGGTGCGCAGCATCGTCAAGTTTTCGCATCTGGACGACGCCGAGATCGAGCGCTACATCGCAACCGGGGAGCCGCTCGACAAGGCGGGCGCCTACGCCGTGCAGGGGCGCGGCGCGCTCTATGTCGAAGCGATCGAGGGTTCCTACTCGAACGTGGTCGGGCTTCCGCTCTCGCACCTGAAGCACGCGCTCAAGCTTCTCTTCCTGGCCCCGGAGCGGGAACGCGCCTGA
- the mtnA gene encoding S-methyl-5-thioribose-1-phosphate isomerase encodes MEPFRLDGERLWILDQTLLPREERWIEIADARGMVDAITRLRVRGAPAIGIAGALGLWLEARRIVRDEGGRAQAGPGSVGLLARTGIETLRSAARSIRVARPTAANLGWAVDRVLRVAEEAASPRSDAGVSAEIVDAETWTRAILAEALAIWEEDRAASRAMARWGASLFRSETRFLTHCHTGGLATGGGGTALGVLLELHRSGRLISVWATETRPVLQGARLTAWELQREGVAVTVVADGAAASLLARASIEAVVVGADRIARNGDVANKVGTYPLALAAREARIPFVVVAPSSTCDPECRSGAGIPIEERDPSEVLAYQGIPTAPSGVGASNPAFDVTPARLVTAIVTERGVHRAPRFLLAGVDKGSKYR; translated from the coding sequence ATGGAGCCCTTCCGGCTCGACGGCGAACGGTTGTGGATCCTGGACCAGACCCTGCTCCCGCGGGAGGAGCGTTGGATCGAGATCGCGGACGCTCGCGGGATGGTGGATGCGATCACCCGCCTTCGCGTGCGCGGGGCGCCCGCCATCGGCATTGCGGGCGCTTTGGGACTTTGGCTCGAAGCCCGCCGGATCGTGCGCGATGAGGGCGGCCGCGCACAGGCGGGACCGGGTTCGGTCGGCTTGCTCGCGCGGACGGGGATCGAGACGCTTCGCTCCGCCGCGCGGTCGATCCGCGTCGCCCGTCCCACCGCGGCGAACCTTGGCTGGGCGGTGGATCGCGTGCTCCGCGTCGCCGAAGAGGCGGCCTCCCCGCGCTCCGATGCCGGGGTGTCGGCGGAGATCGTGGATGCGGAAACGTGGACCCGGGCGATCCTCGCCGAAGCCCTCGCGATCTGGGAGGAGGATCGCGCCGCCTCGCGCGCGATGGCCCGCTGGGGCGCCTCCCTTTTCCGAAGCGAGACGCGCTTTCTGACACACTGCCATACGGGAGGGCTCGCGACCGGGGGCGGCGGGACGGCGCTCGGTGTTCTGCTCGAGCTCCACCGCAGCGGCCGCCTCATCTCGGTCTGGGCGACCGAGACGCGCCCGGTCCTGCAAGGCGCCCGGCTCACGGCGTGGGAGCTCCAGCGGGAAGGCGTCGCGGTCACGGTCGTCGCGGATGGAGCGGCGGCCTCGCTGCTCGCCCGGGCCTCGATCGAGGCGGTCGTTGTCGGCGCCGACCGGATTGCGCGAAACGGGGACGTGGCCAACAAAGTCGGCACGTACCCGCTCGCCCTCGCGGCGCGCGAAGCGCGCATTCCGTTCGTCGTGGTCGCCCCAAGCTCCACGTGCGATCCAGAGTGCCGTTCCGGCGCGGGGATCCCCATCGAAGAGCGGGACCCCTCTGAAGTCCTTGCGTACCAGGGCATTCCGACCGCCCCTTCGGGTGTTGGAGCATCCAATCCGGCCTTTGACGTGACCCCCGCGCGCCTGGTGACCGCCATCGTCACGGAGCGGGGAGTCCACCGGGCCCCGCGTTTCCTGCTGGCCGGCGTTGACAAGGGTTCCAAGTACCGGTAA
- the rplM gene encoding 50S ribosomal protein L13 yields MGTHSVRASEIAQDWFVADAEGQILGRLASEIASVLKGKRKPTYSTHLDVGDHVVVVNAEKVRVTGRKRDEKIYFRHSLYPGGHKLTRFRDVQGDKPEEIIRLAVKGMLPKNKLGRAMIKKLKIYAGPEHPHAAQAPRPLPGTGSKAQGGSGNADE; encoded by the coding sequence ATGGGCACGCATTCGGTACGTGCTTCGGAGATCGCGCAGGACTGGTTTGTCGCCGACGCCGAGGGGCAAATCCTGGGCAGGCTGGCGAGCGAGATCGCGAGCGTGCTCAAGGGGAAGCGCAAGCCTACCTACTCCACGCACCTGGACGTCGGGGATCACGTGGTCGTGGTCAACGCGGAGAAGGTGCGCGTGACCGGGCGCAAGCGGGACGAGAAGATTTATTTCAGGCACTCGCTCTATCCGGGCGGCCACAAGCTGACCCGTTTCCGCGACGTGCAAGGCGACAAGCCGGAGGAGATCATCCGGCTCGCGGTGAAAGGGATGCTCCCGAAGAACAAGCTGGGGCGCGCCATGATCAAGAAGCTCAAGATCTATGCGGGACCGGAGCATCCCCATGCGGCGCAGGCGCCGCGGCCGCTCCCCGGCACCGGTTCCAAGGCCCAGGGAGGTTCAGGTAACGCTGATGAGTGA
- the rpsI gene encoding 30S ribosomal protein S9: MSEFRGTGRRKTSIARIRLTQGTGKRIVNGRDLDQYFSRLALSRIALQPLVASNAADKFDLIASVRGGGLSGQAGAICLGAARALLRIDPSLRGLLGKEGLLTRDARMKERKKYGQAAARKRFQFSKR; encoded by the coding sequence ATGAGTGAATTCAGGGGAACGGGACGCAGAAAGACATCGATCGCCAGGATCCGGCTGACCCAGGGTACGGGAAAGCGCATCGTGAATGGACGGGATCTCGATCAGTACTTCTCACGCCTCGCGCTGAGTCGGATCGCGTTGCAACCGCTCGTCGCGAGCAACGCCGCCGACAAGTTCGATCTCATCGCCAGCGTCCGGGGCGGCGGTCTGTCCGGGCAAGCCGGAGCGATCTGCCTCGGCGCGGCGCGGGCGTTGCTCCGAATCGATCCATCCCTTCGGGGACTGCTGGGCAAAGAAGGACTCCTCACCCGCGACGCTCGCATGAAAGAGCGGAAGAAATACGGGCAGGCCGCGGCCCGCAAGCGGTTCCAGTTCTCGAAGCGGTAA